The genomic stretch GGATCGGCTCTTATTCGGTCAGGCACACGCCTGTCATTTGCCTGGTGAGATCCGAACCAAGCACCGTCCTAGTCTTTTTGTGGCTCTTGCCGGTGAACAGGTGGTGGGCTTTAAACTTGGTTACGAACGCAAGCCTGGACACTATTACAGTTGGATGGGTGGAGTTGATCCCGATTATCGGGGCAAGGGCATTGCTCGTGCTCTAATGGAGTTTCAGCACTCCTGGCTCAAGAGCGAAGGCTATAAGGGTCTTCGCACTCAAACTAAGAATCAGTGGCAGGAGATGATCATCCTCAACCTCAAATCAGGTTTTCAAATTATTGGCACTTTCACGGACGATGAGGGTGAAACCAAGATAATCATGGAAAAAGCGCTGTAATTTGGTACCAAATTGAAAAATACGCCTGGCACTTAATCGAGACTAATAGCAAAGGGCTCAGCAGGAACGTCAGAAACCACACCAATAGCGCAAGCCATGGGGAAGTGGGTTCTGAGTTGGCGTAAAATCCCTTCTTGATCCTCAGGTGAAACGGCCAATAGAAGGCCACCAGAGGTTTGGGCATCCAGACATAACCACCTTTGGGCTGCTGGAATCTGTGAGGAGAATTCAACTTTGTCTTTGGTGTAATCCAAATTGGTCTTGTGGGCCTTATTCAAGATCCCTTGTTTGAGCATTTCCAAGGCGCCAGGCAGAACTGGCAACTGGCTGGTCTTGATGTTTAGGCGATAACCGCTGGCGATCGCCATTTCCATTCCATGTCCAGCTAATCCAAAACCTGTAATATCGGTGGCGGCATGAATATCAAAGTCAGCTAATAGCTGAGGAACTGTGTTGAGTTGGCTCATACTCTGTATGGCCGCCTTCATCCATTCGGCCTCAGCTTTGCCTTCTTTGTTGGCGCTAATCAGTGTGCCCGTGCCGAGGGCTTTAGTGAGAATCAGCACATCTCCCGGGTGAGCCCCCGCGTTTGTCCAAGCTCGGTTTTTGTCCACAAAGCCGGTGACAGAAAATCCAAGTTTTAAAGTATCGTCATCAATGCTGTGGCCGCCACCCAGAGCGGCACCCGCTTCCTCAATTTTTTCCACCGCACCCGCCATCAAGAACCTCACCATCTCCATGGGCAAGTGGGCTGTGGGAAAAGCAAGAATGGTTAAGGCCAGCGCAGGAGTTCCGCCCATGGCGTACACATCGCTGAGGGCGTTGGCGGCAGCAATGCGCCCAAAATCCACGGGGTCATCCACAATGGGAGTAAAAAAATCCAGAGTTTTCACCATCAGTCGACCATCACCCAGATCCCAAAGAGCCGCGTCGTCAAATTTTTCCATTCCCACAATCAGCGAGTCGGGACGCTTTAATGGCAGAGACTTGAGAACTTTGCTCAGCTCCCCGGCCGGAAGTTTCGCGGCACAGCCACTTTTCTTAACAGTCTTAGTGAGGGCAATGGGTTCCAGATTTGAATCCAGAAATGTATCCATGGTCAACTCTCCCGGTTAGCGTCGAATGGTGCACGAGTGAGTGCAGGTTTCGTCAATGGTGACAGAGGTCAAAGGGAAGCCAAGCTCTTCTGACTTTTTTAATAAGTAGCGGGCGATCACTTCAGAAGTTGGGTTTTCCTTAAAGCAAAAAAACTTCTGCTCTGTCGAAGTAAGAAACTCAATGGTGGCGGTATCAGACTCTGACAACAAGGTCGCATGATCCCAATGATCTTTACACCAGGCCTTGA from Pseudobdellovibrionaceae bacterium encodes the following:
- the selD gene encoding selenide, water dikinase SelD; this encodes MDTFLDSNLEPIALTKTVKKSGCAAKLPAGELSKVLKSLPLKRPDSLIVGMEKFDDAALWDLGDGRLMVKTLDFFTPIVDDPVDFGRIAAANALSDVYAMGGTPALALTILAFPTAHLPMEMVRFLMAGAVEKIEEAGAALGGGHSIDDDTLKLGFSVTGFVDKNRAWTNAGAHPGDVLILTKALGTGTLISANKEGKAEAEWMKAAIQSMSQLNTVPQLLADFDIHAATDITGFGLAGHGMEMAIASGYRLNIKTSQLPVLPGALEMLKQGILNKAHKTNLDYTKDKVEFSSQIPAAQRWLCLDAQTSGGLLLAVSPEDQEGILRQLRTHFPMACAIGVVSDVPAEPFAISLD
- a CDS encoding GNAT family N-acetyltransferase, producing MDWEIKRVNLAKVEHPHFSGAMKLDRLLFGQAHACHLPGEIRTKHRPSLFVALAGEQVVGFKLGYERKPGHYYSWMGGVDPDYRGKGIARALMEFQHSWLKSEGYKGLRTQTKNQWQEMIILNLKSGFQIIGTFTDDEGETKIIMEKAL